From Hymenobacter sedentarius, a single genomic window includes:
- a CDS encoding complex I subunit 4 family protein, whose translation MLTAVLLFLPLAAALLLHFTKGATARALALGASLLEFGLAVYAAFAFKSTGTAGFNLDYAWIPSAGINFHIGLDGLSLLLVLLTTFLVPLILLAAFRHKYDNPSAFYALVLFMQTGLLGVFMSLDAFLFYFFWEVALIPIYFLAGAWGGERRIAVTLKFFLYTVVGSLLMLAGFVYLYLQTGPAAGSLASHSSELSAFYNLKLSAAEQSWLFWLIFAAFAVKMPIFPFHTWQPDTYTEAPAPATMLLSGIMLKMGIYGTMRWLLPVVPLGVSQWGKLVIILSVIGIIYGAIIAIRQRDMKRLIAYSSLSHVGLMAAGVFSLTQIGLQGVVVQMLAHGVNVVGMFFVADAIERRTGTRFIPDLGGLTRRTPVLSVCFLVMLLSTVALPLTGGFVGEFLLLAGVYQYNAWVGAVAGLTIIFSAVYLLRMFQRVMLGPDSAFSETINDLTGGELLVLVPLIALVFWLGLFPGTFLHLSEPAVTNILALVGR comes from the coding sequence ATGCTGACTGCTGTACTGCTTTTCCTCCCTCTTGCTGCCGCTTTATTGCTGCATTTCACCAAGGGAGCCACCGCCCGTGCCCTGGCCCTGGGTGCTTCCCTCCTCGAATTTGGTCTTGCGGTATATGCCGCGTTCGCCTTCAAAAGCACTGGCACGGCCGGGTTTAACCTCGACTACGCCTGGATTCCCTCGGCCGGCATCAACTTCCACATTGGGCTGGATGGCCTGAGCTTGCTGCTGGTGCTGCTCACCACGTTTCTGGTGCCGCTCATTCTGCTGGCCGCCTTCCGGCACAAGTACGACAACCCTTCGGCCTTCTACGCCCTCGTGCTGTTCATGCAAACGGGCTTGCTGGGCGTGTTCATGTCGCTCGACGCTTTCCTGTTTTACTTCTTCTGGGAAGTCGCCCTGATTCCGATTTATTTCCTGGCCGGCGCCTGGGGCGGCGAGCGTCGCATTGCGGTCACCCTCAAGTTCTTCCTGTACACGGTGGTGGGCTCGCTGCTCATGCTGGCGGGCTTTGTGTACCTGTACCTGCAAACCGGCCCCGCCGCCGGCAGCCTGGCCTCCCACTCCTCGGAGCTGTCGGCGTTCTACAACCTGAAGCTGAGCGCGGCCGAGCAGTCGTGGCTGTTCTGGCTGATTTTCGCGGCCTTTGCCGTGAAGATGCCCATCTTCCCCTTCCACACCTGGCAGCCCGATACCTACACCGAGGCCCCAGCTCCGGCCACCATGCTGCTCTCGGGCATCATGCTGAAAATGGGCATCTACGGCACCATGCGCTGGCTGCTGCCGGTGGTGCCGCTCGGCGTGAGCCAGTGGGGCAAGCTGGTTATCATCCTGTCCGTCATCGGCATTATCTACGGCGCCATCATTGCCATCCGGCAGCGCGACATGAAGCGCCTCATCGCCTATTCGTCGCTCTCCCACGTGGGGCTGATGGCGGCCGGCGTGTTCTCGCTCACCCAGATTGGCCTGCAAGGCGTGGTGGTACAGATGCTGGCCCACGGCGTAAACGTAGTAGGCATGTTCTTCGTGGCCGACGCCATTGAGCGCCGCACCGGCACCCGCTTCATCCCCGACCTGGGCGGCCTTACGCGGCGCACGCCCGTGCTGTCGGTGTGCTTTCTGGTGATGCTGCTCAGCACCGTGGCCCTGCCCCTCACCGGTGGCTTTGTGGGCGAATTCCTGCTGCTGGCGGGTGTGTACCAATACAATGCCTGGGTGGGCGCCGTGGCCGGCCTCACCATCATCTTCTCGGCCGTGTACCTGCTGCGCATGTTCCAGCGCGTGATGCTCGGCCCGGATTCTGCTTTCTCCGAAACCATTAACGACCTGACCGGCGGCGAGCTGCTGGTGCTGGTGCCCCTCATTGCCCTGGTGTTCTGGCTGGGCTTGTTCCCCGGCACGTTCCTGCACCTCTCGGAGCCCGCCGTGACCAACATCCTGGCACTGGTCGGCCGCTAA
- the mrdA gene encoding penicillin-binding protein 2, protein MQYLEGRKYVVQGIFLVVALIFLTRLFFMQVLDGTYKLAADKNTLQRIVQTPYRGLIYDRKDHLLVQNTAVYDLVVVPREVKQLDSARFCELLQIPIEGLRTSLRAAKKYSRNKPSPIVQNLTTPDLAAILDRLGDFPGFHIRDRMARAYRTPNLAHALGYVGAITPAFLEKPKYAKYQAGENIGISGLESYYEQTLMGRRGVQYKMVNVRGVEKGKFRGGEFDTLSVAGQDLHLSIDAELQAYGEKLLAGRRGSIVAIDPKTGEILAFVSAPHYDPKQLTGKGSGNRYMALLNNPDRPLFDRPLMATYPPGSVFKLVNELVALQLGVVKPETGFECNQRLVHCTHQHEYPANVSLAIKNSCNPYFYQVMRAAVVRGQSPNRFEDARLGLGQWQKMVKSFGLGEKLGVDMSQEKRGLIPSPEFYDKLRGYHHWNFKTVYSLSIGQGEIGITGLQMANVLATIANRGWYVTPHFVRGIGNGGPLPQYRERHYTAVDTAFFKYIIPGMQMVVDGRGGTGNLASLAQFGISVAGKTGTVQNPHGFDHATFAAFAPVEAPKIAIAVFIENSGFGGVSAAPAAGLMIEQYLRGKVAPHRKTWENWVMYGDFTKHLH, encoded by the coding sequence ATGCAATACCTGGAAGGCCGGAAATACGTCGTGCAAGGCATTTTTCTGGTGGTCGCCCTTATTTTCCTGACGCGGCTGTTTTTCATGCAGGTGCTGGACGGCACCTATAAGCTGGCCGCCGACAAAAACACCCTGCAGCGCATCGTTCAGACGCCGTACCGGGGGCTTATTTACGACCGCAAAGACCACCTGCTGGTGCAGAACACGGCGGTGTACGACCTCGTGGTGGTGCCCCGCGAGGTGAAGCAGCTCGATTCGGCCCGCTTCTGCGAGCTGCTGCAGATTCCGATTGAAGGCTTGCGCACCAGCTTGCGGGCGGCTAAAAAATACTCGCGCAACAAGCCTTCGCCGATAGTTCAAAACCTGACCACGCCCGACTTGGCGGCCATTCTGGACCGGCTGGGCGATTTTCCGGGCTTTCATATTCGAGACCGCATGGCGCGGGCCTACCGCACGCCCAACCTGGCGCACGCCCTGGGCTACGTGGGCGCCATCACGCCGGCCTTTCTGGAGAAGCCCAAGTACGCCAAGTACCAAGCCGGCGAGAACATCGGCATTTCGGGCCTGGAGTCTTACTACGAGCAAACCCTGATGGGGCGGCGCGGCGTGCAGTACAAGATGGTGAACGTGCGCGGCGTGGAGAAGGGCAAGTTCCGCGGCGGCGAGTTCGATACGCTCTCGGTGGCCGGGCAGGATTTGCACCTGAGTATCGACGCCGAGCTGCAGGCCTACGGCGAAAAGCTGCTCGCCGGCCGGCGGGGCTCCATCGTGGCCATCGACCCCAAGACGGGCGAGATACTGGCGTTTGTATCGGCGCCGCACTACGACCCCAAGCAGCTGACGGGCAAGGGCTCGGGCAACCGCTACATGGCCCTGCTCAACAACCCCGACCGCCCGCTCTTCGACCGCCCGCTGATGGCCACCTACCCGCCGGGCTCGGTATTTAAGCTGGTGAACGAGCTGGTGGCGCTGCAGCTGGGCGTGGTTAAGCCCGAAACCGGCTTCGAATGCAACCAGCGCCTGGTGCACTGCACCCACCAGCACGAGTATCCGGCCAACGTGAGCCTGGCCATCAAAAACAGCTGCAACCCGTATTTCTACCAGGTAATGCGCGCCGCGGTGGTGCGCGGGCAGTCGCCTAACCGGTTCGAAGACGCCCGCCTGGGCCTGGGCCAATGGCAGAAAATGGTGAAGTCCTTTGGCTTGGGCGAGAAGCTGGGCGTGGACATGTCGCAGGAGAAGCGGGGGCTCATTCCCTCGCCCGAATTTTACGACAAGCTGCGCGGCTACCACCACTGGAACTTCAAAACCGTGTACTCGCTCAGCATCGGGCAGGGCGAAATCGGCATCACGGGCCTGCAAATGGCCAACGTGCTGGCCACCATCGCCAATCGGGGCTGGTACGTCACGCCGCATTTCGTGCGCGGCATTGGCAACGGCGGCCCCTTGCCGCAGTACCGCGAGCGGCACTACACGGCCGTCGATACCGCGTTTTTTAAGTACATCATCCCCGGCATGCAGATGGTAGTGGACGGCAGGGGCGGTACCGGCAACCTGGCTTCGTTGGCTCAATTCGGCATTTCGGTGGCCGGCAAAACCGGCACCGTGCAAAACCCGCACGGCTTCGACCACGCCACGTTTGCGGCTTTTGCGCCCGTGGAAGCTCCCAAAATTGCCATTGCCGTCTTCATCGAAAACAGCGGCTTTGGCGGCGTGAGCGCCGCCCCAGCCGCCGGCCTTATGATAGAGCAGTACCTGCGCGGCAAGGTGGCACCCCACCGCAAAACCTGGGAAAACTGGGTGATGTACGGCGACTTCACCAAGCACCTGCACTAA
- a CDS encoding 3-ketoacyl-ACP reductase, whose amino-acid sequence MESLQGKVALVTGAGKGIGRAVALALAAEGVSVGLLARTDSDLQVLAAEIIANGGIVATAVADVADRTAVNVAVAKLHQDLGPIDILINNAGIGSFAKFLEMEPEQWEHIIQVNVLGTYYVTRAVLPDMIARQTGDIINISSTSGQRAAAGSSAYSASKFAVLGLTEALMQEVRKHNIRVTALTPSTVATPLALENKLTDGNPDKVMQPEDLAEFIVAQLKLNRRIFIKEAGMWSTNP is encoded by the coding sequence ATGGAATCTCTGCAAGGAAAAGTCGCCCTCGTTACGGGCGCGGGCAAAGGCATTGGCCGGGCCGTGGCCCTGGCGCTGGCCGCCGAAGGCGTGAGCGTGGGCTTGCTGGCGCGCACCGATAGCGACCTGCAAGTGCTGGCGGCCGAAATCATCGCCAACGGCGGCATCGTGGCCACGGCCGTGGCCGACGTGGCCGACCGCACCGCCGTGAACGTGGCCGTGGCCAAGCTCCACCAGGACCTGGGCCCGATTGACATCCTCATCAACAACGCCGGCATCGGCAGCTTCGCCAAATTTCTGGAGATGGAGCCGGAGCAGTGGGAGCACATCATCCAGGTCAACGTGCTCGGGACGTACTATGTCACCCGGGCCGTGCTGCCGGACATGATAGCGCGGCAGACCGGCGACATCATCAACATTTCCTCGACGTCGGGGCAGCGGGCCGCGGCCGGCAGCAGCGCCTACAGCGCCTCCAAGTTTGCCGTGCTTGGCCTTACCGAGGCGCTGATGCAGGAGGTGCGCAAGCACAACATCCGTGTGACGGCCCTCACGCCCAGCACCGTGGCCACGCCCCTGGCCCTGGAAAACAAGCTCACCGACGGCAACCCCGACAAGGTGATGCAGCCGGAAGACTTGGCCGAATTCATCGTGGCCCAGCTCAAGCTTAACCGCCGCATCTTTATCAAAGAAGCCGGCATGTGGTCGACAAATCCCTAA
- a CDS encoding zinc-dependent metalloprotease, with the protein MNKNLLIIGLFTTISSLAYSQTHPTPGPIPTVADTVKKMAGAAGLQGNATQKSQPKPYKTVITDKAITKAGFFTVHKVDDKYFFELADSVMGREILVVNRISKAGAEVRAAAGYAGDQIGSSVVQFVKGPNNRVFLRKISFSTYSPDSTKAMYQAVRRSNIQAIVAAFNVAAYTPNNKGSVIDITDYINGENEIFSFSSAAAKTRIRLGNFVGDRSYIENVRSFPTNVEVTTVKTYALTPAPATASAPSGPGTPAAGSGPNNLTGSATIEVNTSLVVLPKKPMQPRFFDPRVGYFTVGYTDFDTNPQGVKDIQMVKRWRLEPKPQDMARYKRGELVEPRDPIVFYIDPATPKKWVPYLIAGVNDWQKAFEKAGFKNAIIGKVAPTAKENPNWSLDDARHSAIVYKPSEISNASGPSISDPRSGEIMESHINWYHNVMKLVHDWYMVQASAIDPRARKMEFSDELMGDLIRFVSSHEVGHTLGLRHNYGSSSTVPVENLRNKKWVEANGHTPSIMDYARFNYVAQPGDNITAKGIYPRIGDYDLWAIEWGYKVLPKAKSAADEVGILNETTVEKLKNRRNWFGTEINPDDPHSQNEDLGDNAMKASEYGIKNLQHILTKLPEWTREPNEDYKNLETMYGQLTAQYNRYMGHVAKNIGGIYENPKTVDQAGPVYERTPADTQKEALAFLDKNLFTTPMWLVDKPVLDNIGGNPLTVVSRSQETILSRLISNNTLSKLIAGEAFDGDKAYKITSFFTDINNSVFREVKINQPIDVYRRNLQKIYVEKLIELIKPAPASPPVGMPMSGNTVAASNAKYGDVVSVAKAELRTINALVKSSLPSQKDSLSSYHLQDISDRIEEALNPKG; encoded by the coding sequence ATGAATAAAAATTTACTAATAATAGGACTGTTTACCACCATTAGCAGCCTAGCTTACAGCCAAACCCACCCAACGCCCGGCCCGATTCCTACCGTTGCCGATACGGTAAAAAAAATGGCGGGTGCTGCCGGCCTGCAGGGCAATGCCACCCAGAAATCGCAGCCCAAACCATACAAAACGGTAATTACCGATAAAGCAATTACCAAAGCCGGCTTTTTTACAGTTCATAAAGTCGACGATAAATATTTTTTCGAGCTGGCCGATTCGGTTATGGGCCGGGAAATACTGGTGGTAAACCGGATTTCGAAAGCCGGTGCCGAAGTGCGGGCTGCCGCCGGTTACGCCGGCGACCAAATTGGCAGCTCGGTCGTTCAATTCGTGAAAGGGCCGAACAACCGTGTTTTTCTGCGCAAAATATCGTTTAGCACCTACAGCCCCGATAGCACCAAGGCCATGTACCAGGCCGTGCGACGCTCAAATATTCAGGCCATTGTAGCAGCATTTAACGTTGCCGCTTACACCCCCAATAATAAAGGCAGCGTAATTGATATTACCGATTATATCAACGGTGAAAACGAAATATTCTCTTTCAGTTCGGCGGCCGCCAAAACCCGCATCCGGCTGGGTAATTTTGTTGGCGACCGGAGTTATATCGAAAACGTACGCAGTTTCCCAACCAACGTAGAAGTAACTACTGTTAAAACCTACGCGCTTACGCCGGCTCCGGCTACGGCATCAGCCCCGAGCGGCCCCGGAACGCCGGCGGCTGGGAGCGGACCTAATAACTTGACTGGTTCTGCTACCATTGAAGTAAACACGTCGCTGGTGGTGTTGCCTAAAAAACCCATGCAGCCCCGCTTCTTCGACCCGAGGGTCGGTTATTTTACCGTGGGTTATACCGACTTTGATACCAACCCGCAGGGCGTAAAAGATATTCAGATGGTGAAACGCTGGCGTTTGGAACCCAAACCCCAGGATATGGCCCGTTACAAAAGAGGAGAGTTGGTTGAACCGCGCGACCCGATAGTATTTTATATCGACCCGGCTACGCCCAAAAAGTGGGTGCCTTACCTGATAGCGGGTGTAAATGACTGGCAGAAAGCTTTCGAAAAAGCCGGTTTTAAAAATGCCATTATTGGCAAAGTGGCCCCCACCGCAAAAGAAAACCCCAATTGGAGTCTCGACGATGCCCGGCACTCGGCAATTGTTTACAAGCCTTCCGAAATATCCAATGCCAGCGGCCCCAGTATTTCGGACCCTCGCAGCGGCGAGATAATGGAAAGCCACATAAACTGGTACCACAACGTCATGAAACTAGTGCACGACTGGTACATGGTTCAGGCTTCGGCGATTGACCCGCGGGCCCGTAAAATGGAATTCAGCGACGAACTGATGGGCGACTTAATCCGGTTTGTGTCGTCACACGAGGTGGGCCACACCCTTGGGTTGCGTCATAACTACGGCTCCAGCTCCACGGTACCCGTAGAAAACCTGCGGAATAAAAAGTGGGTGGAAGCCAACGGCCATACGCCTTCTATCATGGACTACGCCCGCTTTAACTACGTAGCCCAGCCCGGAGACAACATTACCGCCAAAGGCATTTACCCCCGCATCGGCGATTATGATTTGTGGGCGATAGAGTGGGGCTATAAAGTATTGCCGAAGGCCAAAAGCGCCGCCGATGAAGTAGGTATTTTAAATGAAACAACGGTCGAAAAATTAAAAAACCGCCGGAACTGGTTTGGCACTGAAATTAACCCAGACGACCCGCACTCGCAAAACGAGGACTTAGGCGACAACGCCATGAAAGCCAGCGAGTATGGCATTAAAAACTTGCAGCACATTTTAACCAAATTGCCTGAGTGGACCCGCGAGCCCAACGAAGACTACAAAAATTTGGAAACCATGTACGGGCAGTTAACCGCGCAATACAACCGCTATATGGGCCACGTGGCCAAAAATATTGGGGGCATTTACGAAAACCCGAAAACGGTTGACCAGGCGGGCCCGGTTTACGAACGCACTCCGGCGGACACGCAAAAAGAAGCGCTGGCTTTTCTAGACAAAAACTTATTTACCACGCCGATGTGGCTAGTAGATAAGCCGGTGTTGGATAATATTGGCGGCAACCCGTTAACGGTGGTGTCGCGGAGCCAGGAAACTATCCTTTCCCGCCTAATCAGCAACAATACGTTATCTAAACTAATTGCCGGCGAGGCTTTTGATGGGGATAAAGCATATAAAATAACTTCGTTTTTTACGGATATAAACAATTCCGTTTTTAGGGAGGTTAAAATCAACCAACCCATTGACGTATACCGCCGCAACCTGCAGAAAATTTACGTTGAGAAGTTAATTGAGTTGATTAAACCTGCGCCAGCTTCTCCTCCGGTTGGTATGCCAATGTCTGGCAACACAGTGGCCGCCAGTAATGCGAAATACGGTGATGTAGTTTCCGTGGCCAAAGCTGAGCTACGTACAATTAATGCCCTCGTAAAATCTTCGTTGCCCAGCCAAAAAGATTCCTTAAGCAGCTACCATTTACAGGATATTTCGGATAGGATAGAAGAAGCCTTAAATCCGAAGGGCTAA
- a CDS encoding M15 family metallopeptidase: protein MVLISSCAAKPPQETGTFKSSDLVELKRLDPTIQLDIRYATSNNFAGRPVYSEAQAFLQRPAAEALARVNKELEPLGYRLLIFDGYRPWSVTKVFWDITPKAKREFVANPKKGSRHNRGCAVDLSLWDIAAAKEVQMTGEYDEMSPRSYANYAGGTPAQRALRDLLRSKMEQNGFTVLEAEWWHFDFQGWKSYRIQNVPFNKI, encoded by the coding sequence GTGGTTCTAATTAGCAGCTGCGCGGCCAAACCACCGCAGGAAACCGGAACCTTTAAGTCCTCTGATTTGGTGGAGCTAAAGCGGCTCGACCCGACTATTCAATTGGACATTCGGTACGCCACGAGCAACAACTTTGCGGGCCGCCCGGTCTATTCCGAAGCCCAGGCCTTTCTGCAGCGACCAGCTGCTGAAGCCCTCGCAAGAGTCAACAAGGAGCTGGAGCCCCTGGGCTACCGACTGCTGATTTTCGATGGGTACCGCCCCTGGAGTGTCACCAAAGTATTCTGGGATATTACCCCAAAAGCCAAGCGGGAATTTGTAGCCAACCCCAAAAAAGGCTCCCGCCACAACCGCGGCTGTGCCGTCGATTTAAGCCTCTGGGATATTGCCGCGGCCAAAGAAGTGCAGATGACGGGCGAATACGATGAGATGAGCCCACGCTCCTATGCCAACTACGCCGGCGGCACGCCCGCGCAGCGCGCCCTGCGAGACTTGCTCCGCAGCAAAATGGAGCAAAACGGCTTCACTGTGCTCGAGGCCGAGTGGTGGCACTTCGACTTCCAGGGCTGGAAATCCTACCGCATTCAAAACGTGCCGTTCAATAAAATCTAG
- a CDS encoding NADH-quinone oxidoreductase subunit N: MTSIILLSVFGILNLFLGFLRSNKVLLPGAMLLLLAVFGANLADWNVVHAPYFNNMLVVDNYTVAFTGIVLLTTIVLLPFSRSYVLSGETNLAEYYALLLFSLVGAIMMVGYDHLLMLFVGIEILSICMYVLAGSSKRDSRSNEAALKYFLMGAFATGILLFGIALLYGATGTFVLSQLATAVAAPANASLQPMLYIGILMMIIGIGFKVSAAPFHFWTPDVYEGTPTFFTAFMSTVVKTAGFAAFLKLLAVALPAAQGFWLPTIQAMCALTLLLGNVGAAAQTNTKRMLAYSSVSHAGYLLIGLVASKGVLTGDAANGIFFYSLAYSIATVAAFGVLKLVTEHRLRDDYASLNGLGKTNPLLAFTMTVAMLSLAGIPLTGGFFGKFFLLAAAAGQGYIGLVVFAVIMSMVGLYYYLRPIIAMYLRPVDGDATPVPVDGIQTVTLAVLALLTILLGIAPGFLSGIL; encoded by the coding sequence ATGACCTCCATCATTCTTCTCTCCGTCTTCGGCATCCTCAACCTGTTCCTGGGCTTCCTGCGCTCGAACAAGGTGTTGCTCCCCGGCGCCATGCTGCTGCTGCTGGCCGTGTTCGGGGCCAACCTGGCCGACTGGAACGTGGTGCACGCGCCGTATTTCAACAACATGCTGGTGGTGGATAACTACACGGTGGCATTTACCGGCATCGTGCTGCTCACCACCATTGTGCTGCTGCCCTTCTCGCGCAGCTACGTGCTGTCGGGCGAAACCAACCTGGCCGAATACTACGCCCTGCTGCTCTTTTCGCTGGTCGGCGCCATTATGATGGTGGGCTACGACCACCTGCTGATGCTGTTTGTGGGCATCGAAATCCTGAGCATCTGCATGTACGTGCTGGCCGGCTCGAGCAAGCGCGACTCGCGCTCCAACGAGGCCGCCCTCAAGTACTTCCTGATGGGCGCCTTTGCCACGGGCATCCTGCTGTTTGGCATTGCGTTGCTCTACGGGGCCACCGGCACCTTCGTGCTTTCGCAGCTGGCCACGGCCGTGGCTGCCCCCGCCAATGCCAGCCTGCAGCCCATGCTCTACATCGGCATCCTGATGATGATTATCGGCATCGGCTTCAAAGTATCGGCCGCCCCGTTCCACTTCTGGACGCCCGACGTGTACGAGGGCACGCCCACCTTCTTCACCGCTTTCATGAGCACCGTGGTGAAGACGGCTGGTTTTGCCGCTTTCCTCAAGCTGCTGGCCGTGGCCCTGCCCGCGGCCCAGGGTTTCTGGCTGCCCACCATCCAAGCCATGTGCGCCCTCACGCTACTGCTCGGCAACGTGGGCGCCGCCGCCCAAACCAACACCAAACGCATGCTGGCCTACTCCAGCGTGAGCCACGCCGGATACCTGCTCATCGGCCTCGTGGCCAGCAAGGGCGTCCTCACCGGTGACGCCGCCAACGGCATCTTCTTCTACTCCCTGGCGTATTCCATTGCCACGGTGGCCGCCTTCGGCGTGCTGAAACTGGTAACCGAGCACCGCCTGCGCGACGACTACGCCAGCCTCAATGGCCTGGGCAAAACCAACCCCCTGCTGGCCTTCACCATGACGGTGGCCATGCTCTCGCTGGCTGGTATTCCGCTCACGGGCGGCTTCTTCGGCAAGTTTTTCCTGCTGGCCGCCGCGGCCGGGCAAGGCTACATCGGTCTCGTCGTTTTTGCGGTAATCATGAGCATGGTGGGCCTCTACTACTACCTGCGCCCCATCATCGCCATGTACCTGCGTCCCGTGGATGGCGACGCCACCCCCGTACCGGTAGACGGCATTCAAACCGTGACGCTGGCAGTGCTGGCGCTGCTCACCATCTTGCTGGGCATTGCCCCGGGCTTCCTGAGCGGGATATTGTAA